The genome window CAAGGGAAATGCTGTGGGGAGGAATACCAAGAAAACGGGGCGTGTATACTACACCcaggtggccactacaccggaaggagagccggtgatgatgggtacgtttcccgtggccagtcaccctgcaattattctttttgattctggtgcttcgcataccttcattagcaagaaatttgtggagcaacatcacattgcatgtcatgaatcaaaagagggatttaaaattcattcacgtgggggacacatttttactagagaagtggcctatgaagtgccagtaacaatggccggacggaactttcctgttaacatgattgttctgaaaggccaggatatagatgtaattttgggtatgaattggttaacccaacacaaggcaattctcaacactaaactcagaaccgtcaggttgagctataatcaagaagagattcttttgtctctccccgtaaccaatccagccaaagcttctggtagaatatttgaagccattgtaccggagatcaagaacattccggtagtatgtgagtttccagatgtatttccggaagatttgcctggactgccccctgaaagagatgtagaatttgtaattgagctaaagcccggtacggctcctatctcccgaagatcgtaccgtatgccccctaatgagttggcggaattgaagattcaattacaagatctactgaataagggattcatccggccaagctcgtccccatggggttgccccgccatttttgttaagaagaaggatcaaaccttgcgaatgtgcgtggattatcgacccctgaatgaggtcactatcaagaataagtaccctcttccaaggatcgacattttatttgatcaactgactggggcgagggtattttccaaaattgatctcaggtcgggctatcaccaaatccgtattcggcccgaggatataccgaagaccgcgtttactacgcgatatggattgtttgaatacctggtaatgtctttcgggctcacaaatgctcctgcccacttcacctatttgatgaactcggtgtttatgcccgagttggacaagttcgtggtagtcttcatcgacgatatcttgatatattctaaaaatgaagaggaccatgctcagcatctacgaattgtattgacgcgcctgagggaacatcagttgtattccaagttcagtaagtgcgcgttctggctggaggaaattcaatttttggggcacgtgttatcagccaatggaattgcggtagatcctagcaaagtcaaagatattctggagtggaaacccccaaccactgttcaccaagtccagagttttcttggactagctgaatattatcgcagattcatacccgaTTTTTCTAAGctcgtgaagccaatcacaagtttattgaagaatgatattaagttcaattggtcttctaagtgtaatgaagcctttgagcaattgaagacattattaaccactgccccggtattggctcaaccggacatcactaagccttttgatgtatattgtgatgcatctggcagtgggctcggctgtgtactgatgcaagaaggccgagtaattgcgtatgcttcaaggcagttgcgccgacatgaggagcattacccaactcatgatctggagctagctgctgtggttcatgccctgaaaatatggtgTCACTATcttctgggaaatatctgtcacatatatacagatcataaaagtttgaagtacatcttcacccagtcagagttaaatatgaggcaaagacgatggcttgagctcattaaggactatgaactggagatccattatcacccaggcaaggccaatgtggtggcagatgcactgagtcgtaaaacttcctgccattgtcttatggcaaagacctccgagaacactttatgtcaagaaatggagaagctaaacctggggataatccaacaagggactctgaatcagctaaagcttgagtcaatcattttacaaaggataattgatgctcaaaaagataatctgggtatgaagcacatacgagggaagataaaggctggagtagccaaatgtttcaaggaagatgatcaaggtgtgatatggtttaaaaaccgcatagtagtgccaaagaacgaagaactccgccagcaaattcttgatgaagcacatcttagtcgttattctattcatcccggaagcactaagatgtaccaagacttaaagcaacattactggtggacaaagatgaagatcgaaattgcacgctatgtggctaagtgtgacacttgcaaacgtgtcaaggccatacacatgaaaactgctggtccattacaatctttgccgatcccaacatggaaatgggaagacataagcatggacttcattgtgggattgcccaggaccgcaaaaggatatgactccatttgggtgattgttgatcgacttacaaaggttGCTCACTTTCTACCGGTCAAGACATATTATCCGGTACTTacctatgcagagttgtacatcgcccatattctcagtttgcatggtgttccaaagactatagtgtcggatcgtggaccacaatttgtatccaaattctgggaagaacttcataaatccctgggtaccaagctgctccacagttcggcctaccatcctcaaaccagtggacaaactgagagagtgaatcagatacttgaagatatgctgcgggcatgtgctctggatttctcacagaaatgggatgaatgtttgcctttggcggagttttcatataataatagctatcaagaaagtatcaagatggcaccctttgaagctttatatggacgtcgatgtcgtactccgctaaattggtctgaacctggtgaaaggtgcttctttagacctgatctgGTGAAAGAAGTcgaggataaggttcagaaaattattcataatatgaagaaggcacaagctcgtcagaagagttatgcagacacacggcgaatgcccttatatttcctggaaggagactatgtttacctgaaagtctcaccaatgaaaggagtatcgcgttttggggttaaagggaagcttgcacccaggtacattggtccattcctggtacttgagcaatgtggactagtggcataccgactccaactacccgaaaccttgtctgctgtgcataatgtgttccatgtgtcacaattgaagaagtgtcttcaggttctcgatcgaaccattgaagtaacggatgttgtccttgaaccagacttgacatactctgagcaccctattcgagtcttggatcaaaaggacaggattacccgaagaaagactctcaagttctacaaggtacaatggaaccaacattctgaggaagaggctacgtgggaaactcaagacttcttgaataagaatttcccaggctttctagcctcatgtaatttgtaaagtgtatatagttattgcaataaaggagttaacccccacaccaccctgccttgtaccagaaataaggaaataaaaatgtgacacatttccttttccattactcaccctaggactttaaatctcgagacgagattcttttatggggggaaggatgtaacaccccttgtGTTACTatgactaaaacttgagcatggcatcataagcattgacattgcatatgtttgacccacctagagtgcattcactaggtaaaaatttcaaacaagtgtattgattttggtgttttgcaaatagaaccctggatggggaacttaaccctaaatagggaataaaggggtaaaacctaacccaaattgagaaaacctaaatactttagggtaatagCTATAAAATACCCCtaaaaacaaagttgaatcacctttatacccctaagataccagaaaccctaattggaaccctggaaaaccctaaaaccaaaccctaggggcttatgtgcaaaattaatcCATTttgggactaaagtgcaaaaaccaagtcaaataaggttcttaagtcccttggttcacaaatgtgtggacttgaaagccaaaccctaagctttggactcatttgcaaaaaggacccccaATTGAGATTtctctaagtctgaatttcagtttagttggttcaactttggagccatgtaccttttaaaatatagggattttgcccaaagtgaccacaacaagtttgtagcccaattataggagaacaactttgtttaaggattcaagccatgttcttataagaaatgtggagaaaatctcaacccaagttggactgtcagactgcctgAGGTCTGAAGTTCAGACTGACAGTGTTTTGAGATGAACTTTGATCTCGATTTTGAAggggatccagtgactttttgtgagtACACATTATAGCAAAGATATAGATGGAtgatagcactacaactttgctgcagatcaTTGGGTATGTTGCCATGAAAATTTGTGAGCAAATCGAGCCTAAACTATGGCTGTCAGGTTGACTAAATACTGCagcccatggtacagtgaccgttGAGGATCAGATCGCCAGCCCCAGAAAAGATCTCACCGGCAGTGGCTTTCCgccgtgattcacgtcgccggcgTCATGATTCGCGCCCTGGGTAAGTGGATAACGTCGTAAGGTTAAAAGATCGTCACCGCCGTGACCTGGAAGCCACTCCGGCTAGCCGTAGTTCATCTcccctggctcaccgcccgcgggTAATGTGCTCACCGCCGCCGTGCCCTCGCCGTTGGCCACCGCGTGTCCCAACCGCGCCATCGCATTGCCGTGACCTCCTCTAAACTCCCCATAgaccaccggagttactgccacggcgATAAACACGTGTTCACCGCACCGCCGTTCTTCCTCActtccgaccgccgcgcgtccttCTCAAAATTCACGGCCACCGCCTTACCCTCCTATAAATTGAGGGCGGGGATAGTTGCGCCATGTAATCGTCAAGCTATTGCACCCACTCCCATCTCCACTCGCTCACCGTAGCTCCGCAATTCGGGTTTTCCCCCAAATTGATCTCCGCCACCGTAAAACACCACCTCCCCGTGGACTGTCCGTTCTGGTAAGGCACCATCCAATTCGCGCATTGTTCTAGCACCCTTTCATGCTggtgatgctccccgacccctttaatCGAACCAAACCGACTGGGACCGCTGGGAACACATCGATCTAGTCGCCATGCTCTCGGCCACCATGGCCAGAGTTCCTTAGTCGATCATTAGCcaaattaagttgggggaaagGTTTAGGGCAGATCCAATTTAGTGTCTGCTGCTCGGAGAACCCAGCcatagccccaatcggccggtctagAACCTCGCCGGAGCCTCTCCGCGTGTGAACGCCGTCGTGGGCTTGGgtctgcgaagaaatagaacctGAGGGGTTTATTTGCAAAGTGTCAGTGACTTGAACAAATAGTAAAAGAATTCGTTCTCAGTTAACCAAAAACCTAAGGCCCTTTCTGCAACGctgccagggcgcgggcgcgcgcaagcGCTTTCCCCCTCTGAGCTGGGCTactgggctgaaatcagcccagtactattcatctgtttttctttttcttttatctccagagccaaaacaattatagaaaacagtagaaaaatgataaaattgtgaaactaattttcctaggcttgttattttccctagtatttagtaaaaatagttttgtgatttttagtggaaataagaaatttttagggtatttaaagtagttaaaagtattagttatggatttttagaaaataattggtaagtccaaaaatgcccaaactttttatgggaacttaaaacaatatttagaagccttgggtaggatttgagttgatttggaccatgtttgataactagaacccaaacccccctgccctatgaactcctttactgactccggaaaccctaggttctcggagtaccgtgaaggaaagttgtactcaagacttaggtaataagtttatattatctttgcatcctcatgagcatcccatggcatccattcttatgcatatatatggttatgttagaacacgAAGAAGACGAAGAAGTCACTGAAGAAGGGACACCACCATCCTCAGAtcctcaagcaggcaactgcttttactttgatatttgtggatccgagtcggactcacctgttaacaaaggcaagccccggtgcatttgccaccctccttgttgtttttaaaatctttctcacttgcttgatgcattaggtgataggagttgattgataaaacaattcctgcattaccttccttgaatttgattaccttccttgatcctccgttttacaaaagattttgatgcttagccttgctttagaaaaacaaaatgttttgtttttacaaaagatgatgtggcaaaagtgggtgggatgtttttgaaaataaaatttgatggtggatccatcagggccttgatgggttcaacatctggaaaagatgtacctctgcgaggtaccaaactttgggtttgaaatgattaagctgagaccgggcgggtgacttgcacgagaaaggagtctcggtgtagtgtctccgtctgagtcgattaaggaccttgtcgatgtaggcttgatgatcgaggaccctttaactggtcacatgcctcgtcatgggtaagccttgcctcgggcagactaaggccggaataagataacacgaaatgggcgtggagcggtggcgagagtagcgtgtaccctccatgacaagaggctggatggtggtgtatctgtgctctcggtttgcgtgaacctgatccggtcttaagaaccccggtggcgggttgacatatgcaagggttaagtgctacatatgtcgtgtgattggagatcctcagctgagtataatcgattcggatcgccgtaccttcgcggttatgaagacttggtcactgacctacacgtagcattccactaaagatgatggatttttgttaagaaactggctagtgcaggaccagtgattgaactagggtagaaagaactctagtgcaggtaactttacttaacttgacaaataaaactggatttttaaggatccacttttagtaagcatttttgcaaaacagagtctttgattattgaaaagccttaccttgactccctaaagccagcatacccttgagagtcttttctttagtcgggtaagtcttgctgagtaattccatactcagggtttatcccttcgttgtttttaggtgaggaagtagcagatttctgctgcttctgtgccaaggtggttcctaaagaagaaaaacaagactgaagtgcgggaggacttggtcctccacataggatcttttgcttaaagcttatcgggaggggtttttgcctcccttggtttgtataatattattactctgcactcgtttTTAGTTCTAgtctgtaataaaacaacttgagcttgcttttaaaataaatgtaagttatgtaaatcgcttccgcatttctttatctccgatgttctgtaatgtctgcaagacgggtgaatcgttcctggtaaggtaaggaaagatatcgaacttgtcaagtagttcaggggcacctacagggttgtctgaagtccgttggacaaggacaactgtaggtgggcctaattacttggaagGTTCCGTCACAAAAAGTTATTAAAAATTCTGACTACAACCATATCGacaatatcaacaaaaaggaatAGGTACTAGAGGGCAACGTCTGTGATGCTTGTTGAGATGGAGGTACATAGCCCAAATGGTTTCTACGCAAACGGAGCCCTCACTAAATGACATGGTCGGAAATCGGTCTCAGTGATAACTATATTTATTGAGGAAGCACCCATGGTGGTTGGTGGCATGAAGCCGGTATATTTGTTTCAAATCAACGTTGCTCAAGTCACCACTCACCAGCATGGCAGccttacattttcactcaggttcCAAATCTTGGAAGTTACACTCACAATCATAGTTTAAGATATTGGAAATGTATGTGCTTGTATTCTATATTATGGGACATATGAGGCAGTTGTTTGGTAGTTCTTGTAGTGCATTGATTCTTCTTTAGAGCTTGTTCATTAGGAGTGGACCAAAGGGGATTGAAAAAGATTAAATAGTCAAAATTGAATAGTAGAGGATTTAATCTCTCAGCATATGACAAAGTCAATTGGTCTTTTATGAGACAGACATTACGAATGAAAGGGTTTAGTGAAAAGTGGTACAATTGGATTCATGTGTTAACTCAGAAAGGCCATGTAGGCATTAAGGTGAATGATTACATCTATAGTAACTTTCAAAGTTTTAAAGGGCTAAGACAAGGTGACCCTTTATCGTCGCTCCTGTTTAACATAGTTGCAGACATGTTAGCTATACTAGTTAACGGAGCTAAGCGTGGTGGTATGATCGCAGGGGTAGTTCCACACCTAGTTGATGACGAGTTATCTATCTTACAATATGCGGATGATACGATCTTGTTTATGGACCATGACTTAGAGAAAGCTCGAAATCTAAAAATGATCCTATGTGTTTTCGAACAAGTCTCAGGTTTAAAAATAAACTTCCACAAGAGCGATATCTTCTATTATGGAAGAGCAAAGGAGTCGGAACAACAATATGCAGAACTCTTTGGTTGTAAACCAGGATCACTTCCTTTTAGATATCTAGGGATACCAATGCACCATAGAAAATTATCAAACTTCAACTGGCATGTAGTGGAGGACCGTTTCAAAAAGAAGTTGAGTAGCTGGAAAAGCAAACATTTATCTGCAGTGGGGAGGTTGGTTCTAATTGAATATGTTCTTACTAGCATAGCTATGTTCATGCTGTCTTTTTCAAGGTGCTCGTGGCGTACTTGAAAAGATGGATTATTATATATCAAGTTTCTTTTGGCAgacaaataataataaaaaatacATACTAATTAAATGGAGTATAATTTGTCAGCCAGAAGACAAAGGTGGTTTGGGCATTAAAAATTTAGACAACTAGAACCAATGTCTTTTGAACAAGTGGTTATTCAAACTGATAAACGAGGATGGGATGTGGCAACACTTATTGAGTAGGAAATATGTCAAAGATAAGACGATTGGTCAGATAGTTAAAAAACCGGGTGACTCTCAATTCTGGTTAGGTCTTTTGAAAGTGAAGGAGAAATTCTTAAATCTAGGGACCTTCATTGTCAAAATGGGGAGAATGTCAGATTTTGGGAGGATAGGTGGTTGGGAAACTTCACCTTGCAGAATATATTTCCATCTCTATATCGCATAGCCCGGCTTAAAAATGATTCCGTAGCCTTGATAATGAGTTCAGTACCACTCAATATTTCCTTTAGGAGGAGGTTGGAGGGTCACAACCTAGCTGCTTGGCACAATCTGGTAGCTTTATTGACAAATGTTTTTACATGGGATCTCCATCAAAACAAAAAATTATCGGTGCATTCAATGTACAATACACTAATAAGAAATGGGGCTATCATTAGGGAAAAGGGCAGCTGAAGCAGTAAGATTCCTCTAAGAATCAAGGTTTTTATGTGGTATCTAAGAAAAGGGACGATGCTAACAAAGGACAATTTGGGCCATATGAACTGGTAGGGAGATAAGAGATGTGTTTTTTTTTGTTCATGCAATGAAACGATTCAACATTTATTCTTCAACTATCATTTTGCTAAGTTCATATGGAGAGCGGTTCATATTACATTTGGCGTGGCAGCCCCGATGAGTATAAAACATATGTAGGATGATTGGCTACATGGCCTCAATAGCCGAGCCAAATCACGATTTATGTTAGGGGTTGCTGCGTTATGATGGGTGTTATGGCTTAGTAGAAATGATATAGTCTTTGAAAATTGTTCACCTAAAACATATATGCAGGTGCTTTACAGGGTGACGCACTGGTGCCGGTTCTGGGCATAGTTGCCGAGGCATGACGAGGACAAAGAAGCCCTGAGAAACGCATGCCAAAACTTGGAGATATCTTCACTTCCAGAGGATGGCGTTTATATTATTGGATTGCATCGTCCTAATTTTGTTACAAGTCTTAGCCTTGATTGCACCATGCGTGGTTGCTTTGGAGGTTATTTTTAGTTGCTCGTTTACTGTTGACCAAAATAGTGGTGAAGGCCGGTATGTTGTGTTACCGTTTACTGTTCAACCTTGTTAACATATTAAAACGAGTTTTACTTTCACTTTTTAGAAACAAATCAATCTTTATTTGCTCCTCTGGAGCTGCTTCAGAAGTTATAGAATGGAAAATGGTTCTCTTTTGCTCTCCCTCGTTATTCCGATCACTTTTGTCACGCTTCTTAACGTCTATTTACTTTATTGTATTTTAAATTTATCGTATCATTAATACGGACACTAGTTAGAGTATAAAGGAGAGCTCATAGCCTAAAGGAAAAGGCCAACGACACAAAGAATGGCCTAGGCCCAGTAGCCCAACAACCCATGCCATCCAACAGATGAATAAATTCAACAGATCGACGCCGTCCGCTTCGAATCGAGCGTCCCCACGCCGCGCGCACCAGCGCGTACACAAAACCCTAGCGGCACACCGACTATATAATCCTTCCCCGCATTTCTGCCCACCGCCTCCGCCGGCTCCCCCACTCAGAAAACCCAGCCGCCGCCGCATCGGCCTCCCAGGTAAGCAGTAGCgtccaccccagccgccgccatGAAGCGCAACCCCCGCGTCACGAGCTCCCGCCGGAAGTGCCGCAAGGCGCACTTCACGGCCCCGTCCTCCGTCCGCCGCGTGCTCATGTCCGCGGCGCTATCGACGGAGCTCCGCCACAAGTACAATGTGCGTTCCATCCCGATCCGCAAGGACGACGAGGTGCAGGTCGTGCGCGGCACCTACAAGGGCCGTGAGGGCAAAGTGGTGCAGGTGTACCGCCGTCGCTGGGTCATCCACGTTGAGCGGATCACCCGCGAGAAGGTGAACGGCTCCACCGTGAACGTGGGCATCCACCCTTCCAAGGTCATGGTTACAAAGCTGAAGCTTGACAAGGACCGCAAGGCGCTCCTCGACCGCAAGgcccggggccgcgccgccgacaAGGCTAAGGGCAAGTTTACTGCCGACGACGTCGC of Zea mays cultivar B73 chromosome 8, Zm-B73-REFERENCE-NAM-5.0, whole genome shotgun sequence contains these proteins:
- the LOC100285268 gene encoding 60S ribosomal protein L26-1; amino-acid sequence: MKRNPRVTSSRRKCRKAHFTAPSSVRRVLMSAALSTELRHKYNVRSIPIRKDDEVQVVRGTYKGREGKVVQVYRRRWVIHVERITREKVNGSTVNVGIHPSKVMVTKLKLDKDRKALLDRKARGRAADKAKGKFTADDVAAAAGGAAATGASLQEID